In the Helicoverpa armigera isolate CAAS_96S chromosome 15, ASM3070526v1, whole genome shotgun sequence genome, one interval contains:
- the LOC110370594 gene encoding farnesyl pyrophosphate synthase — protein sequence MSYKMIEKPENITEETLRLARTLGWCAEILQAYCLVLDDIADGSITRRGMPCWYRREDVGIANAVNDATLIHYCLLQILRANFEKSPNYVNYFHNFNETLFYTSLGQYLDIMTGLTKKNYSLFTMEHYDAIVKHKSAYYTYKLPISLGFMLANRYNEETHKDVDDISMKLGRLFQMQDDYIDCYGDENMTGKMGSDIQEGKCSWLAVKALQHCKPNHRAVFTVCYGSKEPAHIERIKVLYNQLKIPQLYKEEENEIYNKIVQRIQDVSSESERELFLQVLHDTYGRKR from the exons ATGTCTTACAAAATGATTGAAAAGCCAGAGAACATCACGGAAGAGACGTTACGACTGGCCAGGACTTTGGGATGGTGTGCTGAAATT TTGCAAGCATACTGCCTCGTGTTAGACGATATCGCAGACGGCTCCATCACTCGCCGAGGCATGCCTTGCTGGTATAGACGAGAGGACGTCGGCATAGCGAATGCAGTTAACGATGCAACGCTCATCCATTATTGTCTACTGCAGATATTGCGAGCGAACTTCGAGAAATCAcctaattatgttaattacttCCATAATTTTAACGAG ACGCTCTTCTACACAAGTCTCGGACAATATTTGGATATAATGACAGGATTAACTAAAAAGAACTACAGTTTATTTACTATGGAACATTACGATGCTATAGTCAAACATAAATCTGCCTATTATACGTACAAGCTGCCCATATCACTGGGATTCATGTTGGCCAACAGGTATAATGAAGAAACTCATAAGGATGTGGATGACATTTCTATGAAATTGGGGAGGCTCTTTCAAATGCAG GACGATTATATCGACTGCTACGGAGATGAAAATATGACCGGGAAAATGGGAAGCGATATCCAAGAAGGAAAATGTTCATGGTTAGCAGTAAAAGCCCTTCAACACTGCAAGCCTAATCATCGTGCCGTATTCACGGTTTGTTACGGAAGCAAAGAGCCGGCACACATAgaacgaataaaggtacttTACAACCAGCTCAAGATTCCACAGCTTTACAAAGAGGAAGAAAATGAAATCTACAACAAAATTGTACAAAGAATACAAGATGTATCTTCAGAATCAGAACGAGAATTATTCCTACAAGTCTTGCACGATACTTATGGGAGAAAACGTTAG
- the LOC110370582 gene encoding uncharacterized protein LOC110370582, whose protein sequence is MNNIKFLRFMSRTRTLCGGYNKHPGFLQQSLKRHMQTSVSISQIMKEKEIFHDALPGIIDNLQASSKISQLPEVGNWVRKVLEHNLTGGKHSRGIITMLSYEMLETPEKVTDEKLKLARVLGWCVEMLQAYFIVVDDIMDRSTTRRGMPCWYRMPNVGLGALNDSILIHCAIMETLETYFGNTEHYVDVVRLFNEALLYTSMGQHLDFTTAHHKKDYSLFTIDRYESIVKYKTSCYTFRLPVLLGLVQVQDVDKRMYADVDDICFKLGRLFQMQDDYIDCYGDESVTGKAGTDIQEGKCSWLAVTALKRCNDAQRELFTNHYGSDKPEHVDIIKRLYGDLGLPEIYLQEETELHNDITSKVRALPSETAPTFFFKLIDRIYKRKH, encoded by the exons ATGAATAACATAAAATTCCTTCGATTTATGAGTAGAACACGGACGCTATGTGGCGGCTACAACAAACATCCGGG atttctTCAACAGTCTTTGAAGAGACATATGCAGACAAGTGTGTCAATATCTCAAATAATGAAGGAAAAAGAGATTTTTCACGATGCACTGCCAGGTATCATAGACAACCTGCAGGCTAGTTCTAAGATATCACAACTCCCTGAAGTTGGCAACTGGGTCAGGAAG GTGCTTGAACACAATTTGACTGGTGGCAAACATTCAAGAGGTATAATCACAATGCTATCATATGAGATGCTGGAAACTCCTGAAAAAGTTACCGATGAGAAACTCAAGTTGGCCAGGGTGCTTGGATGGTGTGTAGaaatg CTACAAGCCTACTTCATAGTAGTAGACGATATAATGGACAGGTCAACAACACGTCGAGGCATGCCATGCTGGTACCGGATGCCGAACGTTGGTCTAGGCGCCTTAAACGACTCCATACTCATACATTGTGCGATTATGGAAACGCTAGAGACGTACTTTGGTAACACGGAACATTATGTAGATGTTGTTCGACTTTTTAATGAG GCACTACTCTACACCTCAATGGGGCAACACTTGGACTTCACGACGGCCCACCACAAAAAAGACTACAGTCTATTCACAATAGACCGTTACGAGTCTATTGTGAAGTACAAGACTAGTTGCTATACCTTCAGGTTGCCTGTCCTATTGGGCCTGGTACAGGTTCAGGATGTCGATAAGAGAATGTATGCGGATGTTGATGATATCTGCTTCAAGTTGGGCAGACTGTTTCAAATGCAG GACGACTACATAGACTGTTACGGCGACGAATCAGTCACCGGCAAAGCAGGTACCGACATCCAAGAAGGTAAGTGCTCCTGGTTAGCTGTCACCGCTTTAAAGCGCTGCAACGATGCACAGAGAGAACTCTTCACAAACCACTATGGCAGCGATAAACCAGAACACGTCGACATTATCAAGCGGCTTTACGGTGATTTGGGGCTACCAGAGATTTACCTACAAGAAGAGACTGAACTCCATAATGATATTACTTCGAAAGTAAGAGCGTTGCCGTCTGAAACCGCTCCTACGTTCTTCTTTAAGCTAATAGACAGGATTTATAAGAGGAAACATTAA